Proteins from a single region of Anser cygnoides isolate HZ-2024a breed goose chromosome 18, Taihu_goose_T2T_genome, whole genome shotgun sequence:
- the NOS2 gene encoding nitric oxide synthase, inducible, protein MLCPWQFAFKPHAAKNQSSKEKDINNNVEKDMKIHGLVKDDAKLHDLIKKQKEKPPIITSAEKPPVNGIKASNQISRCPRHLKVRNLENGSSFLDTLHLTAKEVINCRTKACQGALMTPKGLVRGTRDGPVPLEELLPQAVDFVKQYYTSFKESKIEEHLARLEAVTKEIETTGTYHLTQDELIFAAKQAWRNAPRCIGRIQWSNLQVFDARDCKTAKEMFEHICRHVQYATNNGNIRSAITVFPQRTDGKHDFRVWNSQLIRYAGYQMPDGSILGDPASVEFTKLCIELGWKPKYGRFDVVPLILQANGQDPEIFEFPPEIILEVPMEHPKYEWFKELDLKWYALPAVANMLLEVGGLEFTACPFNGWYMGTEIGVRDFCDVQRYNILKEVGRRMGLETNKLSSLWKDRAVVEINVAVLYSFQKQNVTIMDHHSAAESFMKYMQNEYRVRGGCPADWVWIVPPMSGSITPVFHQEMLNYVLTPFFYYQVDAWKTHIWHDESRRPKKREIKLSVLAKAVLFASSLMQKAMAMRSKVTVIYATETGKSETLANNLCSLFSCAFNTKILCMDEYNITDLEKETLLLVVTSTFGNGDSPNNGKTLKNSLLTLKLLRKKIRYAVFGLGSTMYPEFCAFAHAIDRKLAQLGASQLTPIGEGDELNGQEEAFRTWAVSAFKTACDIFNIRGKNSIQLPKMYTSDEIWNPKKYRILHESQTMDLAKALTDIHGKDIIPMKLKFRQNLQSLKSSRVTILVKLSCETNQEVRYLPGEHIGIFPGNQPELVHGLIAHVKDAPPADQTIRLQTCTEGGYWTSDKKIPACTLSQALTYLLDITTPPSQQLLRKISQLVTAEGDKQRLEVLCHNTEEYNKWKFYNSPNILEVLEEFPSAEVSTAFLLTQLPYLKPRYYSVSSSCDMTPREIHLTVAVVNYRTRDGQGPLHHGVCSTWLNKISLNEVVPCFVRSGNGFQLPKEPTKPCILIGPGTGIAPFRSFWLQRLYDLEKKGIKGGDMTLLFGCRQPDMDHIYREETEEMKRKGVLKEVFTAYSRQPGQAKVYVQDILQNKLEAKVCNLLHEEGGHLYVCGDIRMARDVAQTLKGILVKKLNLTEQQAEEYFFELKSQKRYHEDIFGAVFPHEVKRDVRALQPISPSMNQQTF, encoded by the exons ATGCTGTGCCCATGGCAGTTTGCATTCAAACCTCATGCTGCTAAGAACCAGTCCTCCAAAGAGAAGGATATCAATAATAACGTGGAGAAAGATATGAAGATCCATGG CTTAGTGAAAGATGATGCCAAATTGCACGATCTAAtcaagaagcagaaagagaagccaCCTATCATAACTTCAGCAGAG AAACCCCCAGTAAATGGTATCAAAGCTTCAAACCAAATATCAAGATGTCCAAGACATCTCAAAGTAAGAAACTTGGAAAATGGATCCAGCTTTCTTGACACACTACACCTGACAGCAAAGGAG GTTATCAATTGCCGCACCAAAGCATGCCAAGGGGCACTCATGACCCCAAAGGGCTTGGTGAGGGGCACTAGAGATGGGCCAGTTCCTCTGGAAGAGCTTTTACCTCAGGCAGTAGACTTTGTCAAGCAGTACTACACTTCATTTAAAGA GTCAAAAATAGAAGAACACCTGGCCCGACTGGAAGCAGTGACCAAAGAAATAGAAACAACAGGAACCTACCATCTGACACAGGATGAACTGATCTTTGCTGCCAAACAGGCCTGGAGGAATGCTCCGAGATGTATTGGGAGAATCCAGTGGTCCAATCTACAG GTATTCGATGCACGTGACTGTAAAACAGCCAAGGAAATGTTTGAGCATATCTGTCGTCATGTTCAGTATGCAACAAACAATGGAAACATAAG GTCAGCCATCACTGTCTTCCCACAGAGGACTGATGGGAAACATGATTTCCGTGTTTGGAACAGCCAGCTCATCCGATACGCTGGATATCAAATGCCAGATGGGTCTATCCTGGGAGACCCTGCAAGTGTGGAGTTCACAAAG TTGTGCATTGAGCTTGGGTGGAAGCCGAAATATGGCCGCTTTGATGTAGTTCCACTCATTCTCCAAGCGAACGGCCAAGatccagaaatatttgaattccCTCCAGAAATTATCCTTGAAGTGCCAATGGAGCATCCAAA GTATGAGTGGTTTAAGGAGTTAGATCTGAAGTGGTACGCGCTGCCTGCTGTTGCCAACATGCTCCTTGAGGTGGGAGGCCTGGAATTTACTGCATGTCCTTTCAATGGCTGGTACATGGGGACAGAGATAGGAGTGCGAGACTTCTGTGACGTGCAGCGGTACAATATCCTGAAG GAGGTAGGAAGAAGAATGGgactggaaacaaacaaactttcaTCACTATGGAAAGACCGAGCTGTTGTAGAGATAAATGTGGCTGTGCTTTATAGCTTCCAA AAACAAAACGTTACTATCATGGATCACCACTCAGCTGCTGAATCCTTCATGAAATATATGCAGAATGAGTACCGTGTGCGAGGAGGCTGCCCAGCTGACTGGGTGTGGATTGTACCTCCTATGTCAGGGAGCATAACTCCTGTGTTCCACCAGGAGATGCTGAACTACGTCCTCACTCCCTTCTTTTACTACCAG GTGGATGCATGGAAAACACACATCTGGCATGATGAGTCCCGGAGgccaaagaaaagagaaataaaattgagTGTCTTGGCAAA ggcTGTACTGTTTGCATCTTCACTCATGCAAAAAGCAATGGCAATGAGGTCCAAGGTCACTGTGATCTATGCAACAGAGACTGGGAAATCTGAAACACTAGCCAACAATCTGTGCAGTTTGTTCAGCTGTGCCTTCAACACTAAG ATTCTGTGCATGGATGAATACAACATCACTGACCTGGAAAAAGAAACGCTTCTTTTAGTGGTTACTAGTACTTTTGGAAATGGAGATTCTCCAAATAATGGAAAG ACATTGAAGAATTCCTTGCTCACCCTGAAAttgctgagaaagaaaattag ATATGCCGTGTTTGGTTTGGGATCTACCATGTATCCTGAATTCTGTGCCTTTGCTCATGCCATTGACCGAAAACTGGCCCAGCTAGGGGCTTCACAGCTCACTCCAATAGGTGAAGGAGATGAACTCAATGGGCAAGAAGAAGCCTTTCGCACGTGGGCAGTCAGTGCATTCAAG acTGCCTGTGACATTTTTAACATCCGTGGGAAAAACAGTATTCAGTTGCCTAAGATGTATACCTCAGATGAAATCTGGAATCCTAAGAAATATAGGATACTGCACGAGTCTCAAACCATGGACTTGGCTAAAG CACTTACTGACATTCATGGAAAGGATATAATTCCCATGAAGCTGAAATTCAGACAGAATCTTCAGAGTTTAAAATCTAG TCGTGTTACCATTCTAGTTAAGCTTTCCTGTGAGACTAATCAGGAAGTGCGCTACCTGCCCGGAGAACATATTGGGATTTTCCCAGGCAACCAGCCAGAATTAGTCCATGGCCTCATTGCACATGTTAAGGATGCCCCTCCAGCTGATCAGACTATCAGACTTCAAACCTGCACTGAAG GTGGCTACTGGACAAGTGACAAAAAGATTCCAGCCTGCACACTCTCCCAAGCTTTGACATATTTGCTTGATATCACTACTCCACCCTCCCAACAACTGCTAAGAAAGATTTCCCAGCTGGTAACAGCAGAAGGAGACAAACAGAGACTGGAAGTTCTATGTCAT AACACAGAAGAATACAATAAATGGAAGTTTTACAACAGCCCAAACATCCTGGAGGTCCTGGAGGAGTTTCCTTCTGCTGAAGTCTCAACAGCTTTCTTGTTGACTCAGCTGCCATATCTGAAACCCAGGTACTATTCCGTCAGTTCTTCCTGTGACATGACACCCAGAGAGATTCATCTGACAGTTGCAGTAGTCAATTACAGGACAAGAG ATGGACAAGGGCCTTTGCATCATGGAGTTTGCAGCACATGGCTGAATAAAATAAGTCTCAATGAAGTAGTGCCATGTTTTGTGCGCAG TGGCAATGGATTCCAGCTCCCAAAGGAGCCAACCAAGCCCTGCATTCTGATCGGCCCAGGAACAGGAATTGCTCCATTCAGAAGTTTCTGGCTGCAACGTCTCTATGACTTGGAAAAGAAAG GGATCAAAGGTGGTGACATGACATTATTGTTTGGCTGCCGGCAGCCAGACATGGATCATATctacagagaagaaacagaagaaatgaagaggaaaggagtTCTGAAAGAAGTTTTTACAGCTTACTCCAGGCAACCTGGCCAAGCTAAA gtCTATGTTCAAGACATTCTCCAAAACAAGTTGGAAGCCAAAGTGTGCAATCTCTTGCATGAAGAGGGTGGACATCTGTATGTCTGTGGAGATATACGCATGGCCAGGGATGTTGCTCAGACTTTGAAGGGGATACTTGTAAAAAAACTGAACCTCAcggagcagcaggcagaagagTATTTCTTCGAGCTAAAG agccAAAAACGTTACCATGAAGATATATTTGGGGCTGTGTTCCCACATGAAGTCAAAAGAGATGTAAGAGCTTTGCAACCCATCAGTCCAAGCATGAAtcaacagacattttaa